One region of Deltaproteobacteria bacterium genomic DNA includes:
- a CDS encoding OB-fold domain-containing protein: MTINNEKFIEERWFKKQGDEWSLMATRCIDCNKVFFPPKTVCPRCFDGKLEEVPLSKKGILYTYALSVMGPTDLTKPFIMGFIDLPEQIKLYTLITGCQYEDLKVDMPMEMVIEEIKKDSDGNSIAGYKFRPVKKEGEQS, translated from the coding sequence ATGACCATAAATAATGAAAAATTTATCGAAGAACGATGGTTTAAAAAACAAGGTGATGAATGGTCTTTAATGGCCACACGATGTATCGACTGCAATAAGGTTTTTTTTCCGCCCAAAACAGTCTGTCCCCGATGTTTTGATGGGAAACTGGAGGAAGTCCCTTTGAGTAAAAAAGGGATTTTGTATACCTATGCTCTGTCGGTCATGGGGCCCACCGACCTTACGAAGCCCTTCATCATGGGATTTATCGACCTACCCGAACAGATCAAGCTTTATACCTTGATTACCGGTTGTCAATACGAAGACCTGAAAGTGGATATGCCCATGGAGATGGTCATTGAAGAGATCAAAAAGGATTCGGACGGAAACAGCATCGCCGGGTATAAATTCCGGCCCGTAAAAAAAGAGGGAGAACAATCGTGA